In one Neobacillus sp. WH10 genomic region, the following are encoded:
- a CDS encoding phage tail domain-containing protein, giving the protein MIFLDGIPISKWGLQIQQEHDHPAVPELRRKAMIIPGMDGEWDFGSESGPKPFNFPLGFIEYDKNEKQRRINEFVAFLLDPYGRPREMKLSFDYEQDKYYRVKIANGFTPRRIHGFAFFDLPLIASKPRKNFMVPSDEIVMESDIPILSDLLWDTGFSDRKITSPQSFEIINNGTVVILFSFQMEGSGDNVSFSANGKTMTFKNFANKSLEITDNYVVKVNGISDLTISNGIFLELLPGTNQITVSGSNLNLTISESLTYQYV; this is encoded by the coding sequence GTGATATTTCTGGATGGTATTCCAATCAGTAAATGGGGTTTACAAATACAGCAAGAGCATGATCACCCTGCTGTACCGGAATTAAGACGTAAGGCAATGATCATACCAGGGATGGATGGCGAATGGGATTTCGGCTCAGAATCAGGTCCCAAACCCTTTAATTTTCCCCTAGGTTTTATCGAATATGATAAAAATGAAAAGCAGCGAAGGATCAATGAATTCGTTGCTTTTTTGTTGGATCCATACGGGCGACCCCGTGAAATGAAATTGTCATTTGATTATGAACAAGATAAATATTATCGTGTGAAAATCGCTAATGGATTCACGCCACGGAGGATACATGGATTTGCTTTCTTTGACCTACCATTGATTGCTAGCAAACCACGTAAAAACTTTATGGTTCCATCTGATGAAATTGTCATGGAATCAGATATTCCTATATTAAGTGATTTGCTGTGGGATACAGGTTTTAGTGATCGAAAAATAACCAGTCCACAATCATTTGAAATCATTAACAATGGTACGGTGGTTATTCTGTTTTCATTCCAGATGGAAGGAAGCGGAGATAACGTTTCTTTTTCAGCAAATGGTAAAACCATGACCTTTAAAAACTTTGCAAATAAATCTCTTGAAATAACGGATAATTATGTAGTCAAAGTTAACGGAATTTCAGATTTAACAATATCAAATGGTATTTTTTTAGAATTGCTTCCTGGTACTAATCAAATAACGGTTTCAGGTAGCAATTTAAATTTAACAATCAGCGAGAGCTTAACTTACCAATATGTATAA
- a CDS encoding major tail protein translates to MPENKVQFGIKKAHYAVITEGVDGTYTYGTPVPYPGITALTLDPKGEQTDFFADDILYFTTSSNQGYDATITVAAITEKFRTDVLGETLEATDKVLTEKSDAKPKKIAFMFEFDGDVKATRHVLYNCTVSRPGLSGSTKTTSAEPGTSELKLVAAPRPSDSIVKRSTTADTTAGVYDAWYTNVYNPTAA, encoded by the coding sequence TTACTGAAGGGGTAGATGGCACTTATACCTATGGCACTCCAGTCCCTTATCCAGGGATTACAGCACTGACATTAGATCCTAAGGGCGAGCAGACAGATTTTTTTGCAGATGATATTTTATACTTTACTACATCCAGCAACCAAGGATATGACGCAACGATTACTGTTGCTGCAATTACGGAAAAGTTTCGTACAGATGTATTAGGAGAAACTTTAGAGGCTACCGACAAAGTATTAACAGAAAAAAGCGATGCGAAACCGAAAAAAATTGCTTTCATGTTTGAGTTTGACGGGGATGTAAAGGCAACGCGTCATGTCCTCTATAATTGCACCGTTTCTCGTCCTGGATTATCTGGATCAACTAAAACCACATCAGCAGAACCAGGCACATCTGAATTAAAGCTTGTGGCTGCACCACGTCCATCTGACAGTATTGTTAAAAGGTCCACTACAGCTGATACAACTGCAGGCGTTTATGATGCTTGGTACACTAATGTGTATAATCCTACAGCAGCTTAA